GAATCTACTGACAGTTCGGCTATTCTGTGGATGGTGGGTCCTAACAAGTAGGAGTAGTGTTAGTTTGCTCAGGCTTTTGTACCTCCAACCGTCACAGTTGAACTATTTGAATGAAAGGTTTGTGGATGGTCAAAGACAATgtgcttacatttttatttttggtaacAGGTAACTACCTGAGATAAGGTTGTGAGTGGTCATATATTCGATATCTAAACTCTTGTGCGTGCCACAAAAATTTTAAGGAAacgaaaacattttgctttcgtCTTTGAGATGAAATCTTTCGCTTATTTCGAGATAGAAGATTGACTAATGGTTGATCAACCGATGACCATACCAGCCACGGTCAATGTAACAATAACATTATTGCGAATCTCGATTACGACGACTTTTATAGTTATACCCGGACAGCAGATTCACATGATGCATTCCAAGTTTGCTTCTTACTCCACTGggatgaataaaataatgaactgCACAGAATACAGACCGGAGctagaaaaagacaagaaacaaaaacaaacaaactaatgtAATAATTTCGGTTACCAGACGACCATATTTATGAAGCTGTGGCAAAGATTTCTTGGTGTAAAGTAGCAAAACGCAGTATTCGCTAGGTTTGGAAGTAACTATGGAGACCGAGATGCTTTTCTTGATATTCCATCACCTGgacttacccttgcttcatgAATACCGCCCCATACAAAGGAATAGCGGCGGCTGAAATAACGCGTGCTGCCTACACATCAACGCTCTGAATACAGTTAAATTTAGTAATGATCGGCCTTTCATTGCTTCCATACTATTTCTGTCGGTTATCAGAAGAACACATCATCATGTTATCTATAACTTCTGTCAGTAAACATTCAGAAAGAAACGATGTCGACTCGGCGCTGATCGTCAATAAAGACAACTTTTTATAGCTGTCTGTGGCAACTGCATAGTCACAACAGATAACCCTTGGTTTCCAGAAGTCTGggtaataaaaatagaaataattcaaataattataaaactcCCACTCTTTCAACAGCTATTTATGACACAAATACAACAGAGCTTATTCACACATGTCCACGCACACATAGAGTAGGGTGGCTGGTAATTTCTTGATAATTATGCGCCCCACCCCATTTAAATATCGCCTAgagttatttatttcttttagttttatttcatctttttgcATTCTGCAGCGGCAGACAGCAGACAACAATGTGGTCCAATGTGGTATTTGAGATTTCTGTCTGACTTCTTCTCATCTCCCCGCAGTCCTCCTCCGTGTCCACGATTAGACAAAGATCGTCTCTCATTGTCACAGTTAAATCATATCGGGTACATCAGCAGTCACACAGGAATGTAAACCACAGTATCACAACAAACCACAGTATGACGACAGCTTATCAGGTGATATGGCTGGGTGGGTCATTTCCAGGAAACACACGCAGCGAGTATGAGAAACATCCTCACGTTGTTTACATACAGGCAGAAGTGcttgatgtgtttgtgttgtggtcTTCTACTAGCAATTCTAACAAAAGAGAGGGTATCAGTCTGTACGTTGTTCTACTTTTCTGTCTACTGGTGTAGGTGTCAGCAGTGCGAGAACATTCACTAGAAACGTTGGCTAAGGTTGTTTCCCAGAAATGACCTCACACAGGTCATCAACACAGGATGCTGCAGCACTGTCAGATGCCTGACGTTCCAGGTGACGCCTAACATCAGCGAGGCCAGACCTAAGTACAGTCATGGGGAAGGAAGGAGATGCCAGACACCAGTCTCGAGGCCTGTAAACATATCCACAAATAGTTCTAACTTCTGTGTCGTTGACCTTTTTCAGTAAGAGTAGGAAGAGGTTCGACACCACAGACCCCTTCTGGGAAAACCAACATTACCGAGATGCAAAAGAGGTTAAGGAGTTTTTTTAGGGGCATGTTAACCGGGATCAAGTAAGTGAACAAAAGTATTCATGCCTCTCGTCCCAAAGAACATCTCTAGTTTCTTCAGTCAGTGGGTCGCCACAGGTCACGGCTTGTCTAAGGTCATCGGCTGACTGTATCCTCAGTCGGATTCAGCGATTACAAACGTTTCCTTCTCCACGCAGAACTTAAGAAACTCGCAAAGGATAATACATGTACCATGACATGTATCTGAGTCTTATATGTTACTACAGATTATAActtaaagtaaacaatatgtgATTACAAGAGAAGTAAGTCAGTAAAGTAAAGTGTCCGCAATTCTTATGAATAGTTTTAAAgccttttcatgttttcttgaGCCTGTATATTTTgaaacgagagagaaagaaagataacaagAGAGATATATTTGTTATGTTGCTTCAAAGATCCCTTTCTCTCGTTTGTTTCATTTATAGCATTCTATTTAATTAATTAGTACATGCATGAAAGTATGCATTCTCACAAAGTAGAAATACTGTTCGCCAAACAGGTACAAGATATATTAACGCGattgacagaaaagaaaaaaagacatcttaaaaatttattgtgAATGCGAATGACAGCTAACCCAGGCAGAATTTCAGATTTAGTGCGATGTTGTCCAAAGAGAGGGATGTATGACAGTTTAAAATTTCAGTAATGTGAGTAATGTCACATGTGCAGATTTACCAGAATATAAAGTATGAGCAGTCTCGTTCACGAACAATCCAAGCCAGAGATGGATGGAAAGGACGGTGGCTTTCGAATTCTGGTTAGTCGCTATTTTACGTTGATTGTGGTTGATTTTAGTATCGTGATAAATTGTTGCGTTCCTTGTTTATATAACCCCTGTCACCGTCTTGTTGAGTAAACAGATTCGTCGTCTCTTTTTTGTTATCTCTCTATCTCGGTCACGTCGCTAGCAGGTCGACTTTTGTACGACGCGTagaaaaaacaagaagcaaaaaatGCCTTGCCCTGCACCCTGGCTGTACTGGATAACATAGTCTATTAATAAATATcgcaaaaatgaagaaaactatAAACAGACTGGAGACAATAAAATGGAGTTGGGGTAGGGgaagtcttatttttttcatcttgcaTATTGCAGTGGCAGAGCGCAGACAAAAATGTGATTCAATGTGACGATGCTTCCGATTTATGACTTCTTCCTCCCATCTCCCCGCACTCTTTCACGTCCTTGATTAGACGACGGTCGTCTCTCGCTCTTGCGGTTAGATCATATCGGGTACAACAGCAGTCACAAGTGGCTGTATACCACAGTATACCTCGATGACGTCAACAGATCAGGTGACATAACTGGGTGTGACACATCAGGGAAACACATTTAATGAGTTTTTAATGACCATCCTCACCTTGTTTACACATAAGCAGTAGAATGAAAAGTGTAACATACAGGCAGATGTTCTctacatgtttgtgttgtggtctgcttctgtttttagaagtgtgtgtgcgtgcttgtttgtgtgttttctccaGAGTTTTTGTGGCggtagtgagtgagtgcatATATTCGCGTGTTTTGTGCTAgtggtatgtgtgtttgtgtgaatatatgtatgcacgcgtgtgcgtgtgtatgcttgtgtaCGCTTGTGTACATGTCGCACGCGTGCCTTAaaacatttggttttttttggtcaaaTTGACGTTTTATGCAAGAACAGCTTATTTTGTGACAAAGCTGTAATGTTAAAGATTAGAACAACACACAGCCTTTCCCACGCAAAGAGTATTTAAAATAAGATGTGGATAACAGAACGGAGATACACACTGGAAGGTCACCATCCACATTCCTGTATACAGCgctttaagttttctttgttctttttaatttttgttaataagTTTCTCCAGTTCAGTTGTCAAGCAGACATCTGTAACGTCTGGGAAAGTTAGAGTCCGCATTACTACATTACTAAACTTCCTTATTAGTATGATCACAACAATCTATcgttaatataataaataaaattacttaaGCTTTGCAATGAGAACCTCTTGAACTGTTTTGACCATTTTATGACTGTTGTCTCCATTGCAAGGTTTAGGTATTACCAGTAATTGCAATGTCTGTTATTGTAATCTCAGAAGCATTCGTACGGAGAAACGATCCTTGATCACCTTCCCTATGATCACCTGTGAGGTCTCACCACTCACCAGCTCATACAAAGCAGTCCATTGATTAACAACATGGAGGACAACGCAGGTAGAAAAAATTCCATCTCATCCTTTCATTCAAAGGCATGAGTCATCTTATCAAGTAAAATGGGGTGTCTCTTTTATTTCTACAACACAAACTCTCGCAATACGTCTCCGGAAATCTCATACCGAAAGGCAGCAGAACATTTTTAGAAGTTCATGTTGATGAACAGAAACTCTACAAGACCTTTTTCTCCAAATCAGTTAACTTAAGAAACTAAAGAATTTCAACAAAGCTATGAAAAGTCAGAGAGCTTTATGTGGTAAAAGAGGCCAGGCAAGTGATTTGGAGCTTTTGCTCTGCCTACATCATAGGAAGAGTTCACTTCTGAACAGTTTAAGTTTTTATTACAGCTTTGACTTGaccacatttgtttcttttttataatattttttgaaaacgCTTGAATTTACTGTGTACCTGAGTAAATAAATGACGTGGAGtgtaacattttaacaaaagaaatgtgtttcatAAGTATGCctatgcatttattaaattttccCAGATAAGATTATTTTGAGCATTAATCCTTTCTATATAATTCTTGGTCATGTAGCAAGCGCATGCTTAATTtccatttaatatttaatttcatgCAAACCAAGAAGTGCTCACACGAGATTTATTCTTATAAACGAATGTTGATTTTTGCAGATGAACGTCAGCTCTCTCTATTACTAGACCAAACTCTATGGATGAGTAGGAGCATGAACTTCGCCGATGAGAAGTTGTTGACTGGTCAACTTCAGGAAAccaaagacaaaggaaaatgtAGACGTAGAAAATCCTTATCAGATAAGAGTGACTTTCCTTTGTACTGGAAGGTCAGGGTCAACACATACAGACTGTAATGATCTGGTTTTGTTGGTTTTAGTCTTAGCTACGTTGTAACTGGTCTTTTACTAGTTATTTCGCTCACTCTCCAACAGTTCTCACATATCGATTTcgaaaaatacaacaacaacaacaacaacaacacacccaagaaacaaaagcaaaaaaacaacaacaacaaaaaaaaaaaaaaaccgagatGGAGCTATGTCTCCTCCAAGTAATTTGTTTAAACCTAGCATCAATCTGGTGACAATATTAACATGACAtgtaaaaaggacaaaaagttCCTTTTTTATAGAGTGGCCTTTCGTGAGCCAGTTTAACTGCAGACAGTTTCCTTACATGTATGATTTGCCAAAGTATcgaaataaagtagaaaaaatgttctttcttgaCCAGTTAAATAAGAAGGGACCGCGAGAAAAAAGGAATCGCCTGCTTGGACAGCTGTATACTGTAGAAGACGATGTGATGTCAGCAGTGGAGCAGCTGGTAAAAACAActtggcagcagcagcatgtgGGACATGGAAAGGATGGGGTGGGCTTGAGTCATACAGGAGTTCAAGTGAGTATGTgtttgtcgtcatcgtcatcgtcatcatttgATGCGGTCACTCAACAGGTTTACATTTTGACTGCGGATGCTCTCATTTCCGAGGATAATGGGAATAATGAGTAGAGGCTTGAATATCCAAGACCACACCCACAACCTACGCCGAGAGCTGGTGGTGGAATCTAGACAACACCAACATGGCAGGGGGGCACGTGTTACACCAGCAGTAGTCGATGTTTCCTTCTGCTGGGTCATCGCCATTCAGCTTCAGGTTGTGTTGAATGCATTTGCCAATGCTGATGCTAAGCCGGACTGTCTTAAAAAAGCTTAATTCGAAGGGAGGCTAAGAAGAACAACCTAACtaacctttttttaatgtaaatagcAACATTATAGGCAAAGATTTTCTCCGATGAAAGTGGGCCCGGTGTCTCCGTGTTTGCGACCAAGGCAGTCATTGTCTGATGAGTGTCGGCTGTGGAGTCGCTTGGAAAGGAGCTGGCGGCACTCCGTGGATAACAGAGTTCAGACCATGATTAGGTAATGCAGGAAGAATATCATGATGGATTGGTCGATGCCCGAAACAACGACTAGGCGCTACTTAGACAAGCACCAGGGTGAGGACAGGGAAAAGTGTGTTTTGGAGCTGAACCATAGACATAACTGAGAGAAGTAGAACTTCTATTGGAAAGTCAGCACATCAGTCCAGTGTCCAGAGTGTCCAgctgaaaacaaacactgacacaTGAGGTAGACATCGGCCCACTGTGGGACTGGCACAGGTACGACGCCCAGCCTCGTGGAGAATGAGGAATGAAAAACTCAGGTAAAGAAGGGAGGAAACCAAACGTCAGCATAAAGTTGTCTTCCTCATACTCAAGGAAGTGGTCGGAGCTGTCGTTAGCTGCTACCTCATCTCCGTTCGCATCTTTGCCGAGACTAACGATGTCCTCCCTAtgtaattttcattaaaattttcttgATAAAACAAGCATTCACTGGGTACTAGGCTTGCCGTTGAACATACAACTGTTCTCGAGTGAGAATTAAATTAGGACTTACATACTAGGTGCCCTAGAGAAAATGTCTTATAGAAAGTGTTGACACAAGATAAATTAAgctaaagtttgttttattaactTACTATGTGACTCATATAACTTagattattaaaaatacttaTCATGGCAGTTGTGTAGATGTCATGAGTTTAATTTTTAGATTTGTTTGTCATACATAATTTTTGAAAGTGAAAATGCGGGAggaaatataaaacagaacaaatagGCTTAGACATTATTTATGCAAAAATGATACATATATTTAACGCACTGCAAGTGTGTAATTAATATCTTTTACGACCACTGATAATTAGTAACTGCGCACTAGTGCTACAATTATTAGTTTTGAACTTTTGATGACCATTTTATTACTAGTTTCTTCTTatggttttatttataaaaaaaatagatgattTCATGTATACCTAGGTGACTAAAAATGTGAAGCTCACATTCTGAATGTTACTATCAGTGTGTGGTGTCATTTATTTAAGCTTATTTCTCTTTCATAAATATTATGTAGAATTAAAGATTTACATAAATCGTTCAATTTTCAGGTTGTGAAAGTCGAGCGACTGGAGAACCCTGGTCTGTGGAACCAGTACAATCATCGTCGAGAAATGATTTATCACAGTCATGGCTATACCTACTTCCGGCCAATAGTCAAGTTGCCGGGATCCTCAGGTCCTGTACAGACAAC
This is a stretch of genomic DNA from Pomacea canaliculata isolate SZHN2017 linkage group LG3, ASM307304v1, whole genome shotgun sequence. It encodes these proteins:
- the LOC112558757 gene encoding tankyrase-like isoform X1 is translated as MEDNADERQLSLLLDQTLWMSRSMNFADEKLLTGQLQETKDKGKCRRRKSLSDKSDFPLYWKLNKKGPREKRNRLLGQLYTVEDDVMSAVEQLVKTTWQQQHVGHGKDGVGLSHTGVQVVKVERLENPGLWNQYNHRREMIYHSHGYTYFRPIVKLPGSSGPVQTTESVPRESPLRRQIYPFEANEHYLFHGTKQENIKNIMNTGLDSRLTSDKAMLGQGIYFAESPTKADQYTDNKHQRTSGEKTMVLVRVVLGNPFINTSSDPDKFKRPPCKRCFKDLCSCDHPHHFDSVIDDAGRIFREFVVYDGSMCYPEYFITYNRV